TGGTGGTTCAACCAGTGAACCTCGGGCAGAGCCAGTCCGGCGGACTCGAGCTCATTGCGTCGGGGCGCATCGTGGCCGGACTCGATGCCACGTTGAGCGGCAACGCTTATTACAAGGAAATCGACGCGAGCAACCTCGGGTTTGACGGCACACGATCGACGATCAGCTATGAAGGCAAGGCCGCGCTCAACTGGCGTGTAAGTGCGCGCAACCGCGCGCAGGTGAATGTCGAGGCGAAGGGCAAGGAGCTCACGCCGCAGGGGTATAGACGCGGCAGCGCGGCGGTGGACGTGGGATACCGGTTTCAGGTGCGGCCGAATTTTGCGGTGTTGGTGACGGCGTCCGATGTGTTCGCGAGCCGTCGAAATTCGATGGTGCTGGACACGCTCGCGATTACGGGCGCGGAGACGGTGCGGCAGCCGGGGAGGATCGTGTTTGTTGGTGTGTCGTGGACGTTGGCGGCGGAAAAGAACGCGGAGAGTTTCGAGTACGAGAAGTAGGAGCCCAGGGACGGTGATCGACACACCGCCTCAGAGCCAGGTATCGCGTCTACTTTCTGTGACCTAGCTCGACATCGATCCGATGACGCACTTCCGGGCGCATCTCCGCAGTCTTCATTCCACGCTCAAGTGCCGCTCGCGCAGTTGGCGTGCCGATTCGCTCGAGCGCAACGGCAGAACGAACGCGATACAGCGATTCGAGATTGCCCAAGTAGATGTCTACGTACTGTTGCTGAGACATTGCGGGCCCGTCTTCCTTGCCGCGCTTTTCGGCGTACAAGGAAAGCTCCTGATACGCAACGATCAGCTTTTCGCGCGCCTCTTCACGCTTGGATGGCGCCAGCCCCGCGACGAGTGTGCTGGATAGCGATGGAACGATCGCGTCGCCGTAGTGCACGATGTTCTCCAGCTCGCCATCCGTGCATTCATCGCATTCGAACCACGCGACGAGCGCAGTTCGAGCCTTGGTGGAATCTTCGGGTTTGAAGGACACGGGCTTTGGAGCCAGCTGCGCCTCGGTAGAAGTGTCTTGCTTACTGCATGATGCGCAGGCGATCAAGACACTCACTGAAGCCACTAACAACATTGGTCGGATTTTCATGACGGTGAACCTCCATAGTCGCGATGTCTTCAGGGATCGATCGCGAGACTGGGGCAGGCATCGTTGGCGGTCGCATCCGGGCAGCTTCTCGTTGGCTCGCCAGGCCGGCGGCCATGAACGTTGAGACGCGAATTCGAATTGATGCTGGTTCGAAACATCTGCCCAATCGAAAACGAATTCCGGCCCGTGCCTCCAGTAATCATGATGTTGGTCGCGGGCATGCCTGCGACGGTGTTCGAGTGCCGCAGCGAGAAGGCATGGCCAATCTCGTGCGCAAGCGACTCATTGTCTGCGGCGGAGCTGATGATCAACACGTCGCCGTTACTTCCACCACACCACCAGCCGCGAGCGCCGGACGTGTCGTTGTAGTACACATTCAGCTCCCCGGCGGTGAAGCCAATATCACCGGTGAGCGCCGCCACGCTGTCGCAATCCGAATTGAGGAGCCCAGGTGCATCGGGGTCGGCTGTAGCATCGTGTACGGCGGTCGTCGTGATGCGAATTCCGCCCTCCTGTTGGTTGTACAGCTGATTGGCGCGTGCAACATCGGTCGTGATACGCGTTTGGGTAGAGCTGAACGGGCCTTGAATCACCCAGAAAGTCACGGGTTCGGTGACCAGAGCAGACATAGCGACAGGCGTGACGTCGCCCCGATTGTCTGTCCAGGTATTCACGTTCTCTTTGAGCTTAACCGCGTTGTCGAGCGAGAAGATGCCGACTTCCGAACGACAGTTTTGGTTGGATAACACGCTTCCTTTTATGATGACCGGATTGCCCCGCTCCGGCTCGTCATTGACGCAACCGCTGATTCTGCGCGCGTCGAGCAACGAGAGCGCCTGACTTCCGGATGTGTTGTTAGTGATGCGGATTAAATCGAACCTGGGAGGTTTTCGACAGAAGGGGAACTGATACCGCATCCCGAAATCTCGGACGGTGAAATCCCCCAGGTACTGAGTCGCCGTGAAGGTGATTTCTTCGTTTGTAGAGGCGTCCGCCTTGTCGGCAATCTCATCCGCCGTAAATGCCTTGATCAACTTTTCGGGCAGCTGGATCTGCGGCGTGAGGATTGGTACGCCTCTCGCATCGCTGGACCAACCTGAAATCGACGCCTGCCCCGGAGAAACCAACAGCGTATCTGCTTCCAATTTGGCGTTGCCGGTAATCTTCAGCGCCTTGAGCATCTCAGCCCGAACGCCTTTCACCTGCAACCTGGCGACAGTGCCCTCCGGCGCAGTGAACCGAATGCGCATATCGATGGGGCCGGGACCCGGGCAGCCGGGACAACAGTCAACTACCTCGCAACCGACAGGAATCTTTTGAATGGGAAGCTCAAGCTGAGCGCGCTCGAGTGGGCATCTCTTGAAGTCGATGGCAAATGGGGATTGCGCCATTGCCGATGAAATAGATCCGATGACGATCAACGACATCGCGACGACGTATCGGCGAGACAGTTGGATGCCCATGTTCCCTCCCGAATCGAGACCTACTTGGTCACCACGAAAGTTCCCGTTTGTTCCTGTTCCTTGCTCGAATGCATTACGAGCACTGATAGTCCAACCGCCGTCATGCACGCCGGCGCTGTTAGACGACTAACTACCACTCCATTGCCCGACGGACTCAAAAACTCGAATTGAGTTCTTCCCTTTGCTTCCTTCCACGCCTTATCGAGACCTTGCGGTGTCAAAGCCTTCTGCGCCACTGGCGGATTACCAGCTTCCTGCTGCGTCTCTTTCTCGACTTTAAAAGTCACGTTGACCCATACATAAGGCGCGGGCTTGCCTGCGGTCGTTGGCGTGCAATTGCAAATGGTCAACTGGAGCGGCGCCCTGGCGCCAAGCAGAAGATACTGCTCAGACACGTCAAGCAACGGCTCGACTTTGGGAAGCACCCAAGGAAATCCCGTTTTGCAAGGATCCGTCGGAGTTTGCGGCGGCGCATCACCTGCGAAAGCAATGCTGCAAAAACAAGTGCTGAGAACAAACGCGATGATTTTCATGTTGTTTCCCTTACATCTGAACTCGATATTCGTCTTCCTGCCGGCCGGCAAGGTTTCGTCTTCTTGAAGGACGTCTTATCTATAGTGTCGCGACACGGGGATTTCTCTCACCTCATGAGCGCAGCTGATTTCCTGCAACGGGAAGCGGTGACGAACTACGACCGCAACCTCATGATTGCAGAGGACTTGCTAGAACATTCACTAACTACGATCGACGTTGAGCAATAAGGCCAAGGCCGCGCTCAACTGGCGCGTGCGTGCGCGCAACCGCGCCCGGGTGAATGTCGAGGTAAATGGACCTCTAGCTTAAATTGGCGCTATTTTTTTACAGATTCTGACTAACCTCATAGTGACCGGCGCACCTCTTTCTCGCGACAGAAGATAGTATCTCTAACTTTTTGAAGATACTCTCTGACTACCGCCGATTGACTCGCGGATCGCACACGTGGCAATTACGGCAAGATCGGAACTGACGACTCCATGAATATCGTGCGCCCGCGCTTTGTATACAACCTCACATGCGAAACAGCTAGGCGAGCTTACGTCTGTGGTTGAGTCCTTAATCGACCGGTTTCCGGATCGCGTCTGCGAATCAATAGTCCCAGCATTCAAGAAATGACAACCAAGAGACCAAAGCCCCTATTACTCACGAAGGGTGTTTCGGCTAAGTCGGTTGCCACCGGAATTGTTCTGTCGATGGCTCACTCCCTCATTGCCATCTGTGCGCTCGCCACTGTGGGTGGACCTGCGTTGGCAGAACTACCCTCAAGGGAACTTGCGCCTACGCAGCCCGTCGCCGCGCTGCCACCGACAAGCTCGCCGGCAAAATCGTCGGACCTCTCATCCGCGCCGCCAAAAGCCGCTCCAATTTTGAAACCATCACCTCAGATTTGTGATTTGAAGTGTCAACCGAATGATTCGATGTCGACTGCCGAACCCGCCAAGCTACCTGACGTCTCGACATTCCTCTTAGGAAGCGGCGTTGCACTCTTAATTGCGCTCTTAGCATGGGGAGAGCAAATCCGAGCAATCACACGTGATACGCGCGACCTCGAGCGAGACTTCCTCGAACTGACGGATATTTCTAAGAGTCAACTCAACTCTGTGTTGGACGCAGAGACCGATGACGATCGGCTGGTGGCGTTCACTAATCTAATGGCGTCAGGCAACTTGACCAGCGCATCGCAGATTCAATTGCTCCCACTATTTAATGAGTGGCGAGCGCTTGGCGCAAACCTGCAAAACAAACAGTCGCAGAAGTACTGGTTTACTATCGCGCTGACGCTCGTTCTATTTTGCAGTGGCACAGTTGCAGCCATATTTTCCATTGGCGTCTATCTACTCGTCTCGGTCACCTTGCCACCTGGCATATTGGTGGTTATCCTGTTGTGGATCGTTGTGTCCGCCGGTCGACTTGAGCAAAAGCTCAATGTCGTTCTGAAGAAAATCGCCGAGAAAGTATAGACACTACATGGGTGGTCGTCGCGCATCGTCGATTTCCGAGATCGTAGGCTCAAATCCTCGTCTCGCTCCGCTCAGCCGGAAACTCGGAAAAGCACTTACGTCCGAAGACCCGGAGAAGGTCGCCCGCGCCGCGGCGGATCTGGTCGCGACCGGCTCAAAAAGTACGGACATCCTCTATTACGCGACTCAAATGTCGGAGTTCATCCGACGCACTGTCGAGTCTGGAAAAGATCTTTCGCACAATGAACGGGAGTCGCTTGCTCGCGAAGAGTGGAGCCGCGTAAAGGCTCGTGAGGGACTTCCTGACGACTCGATCGCGACGCAAGCAATTGTATCCGCCGCCACGCGTGCCATCGCGCGAAAGAAGAAATGAAGCGGCCAAAGAAACGTCGCTCGATAAAACCCGAGGTTGAGGAAGCCTCGGTAGTCTTCATTCAGGAATTGCTCTTGAGTCAAATGAAGGGGTTGCTGCAAGCGGAGAACCTCGAAGCGCGCTACGTAGTAGTGCGCGATCGCATTGCCAGTTCAACGGACGCTCAAATTCGCGTGCTCGCTCGGAGGGCGGCGGAGTATTGGGTGAAGAATGCCCCCACGCCGCTTACCAAAGATGATACGGAAAAGCTCAAGGTTGAGGCGTTTAACCACGCGTTGAACGGCTGACTTCCGCGTGCGCTACCTACACGATATTCAGCACGCCCCGGCGGCCGCCTCCAATAGGGAACAAGCGATCGGCCTGAACTGCCGATTGATTGCTTCTGCTGCTGTTGAGGTAGAGAAGCGCGGAAGGGACGACGCAATAGATATAGTAGAAATCCCTCTGTATGGTCCGTCGACTCTCGATTACGACGAAAAGAAGTTGGCGGCTCTACTTGAAGAGTTGTTCCTATACGTTTTGGTACGCCGCGTTGAAGTTCGGTTTCGATCGCGCCCAATTCAAGAGTCACTAATCGTCGATCAAGATCAGCCACAAGCCGATGCTGTATGCCTCTATTCAGGTGGCATTGACTCCTATTCAGGAATTCTTCAGGCCGTGACAAGTCACCGCTCACTTGTCGGCGTCTTTTGCGCACATAGCGATCAGTCACGAATGATCGAGATCGTTCGCCGCCAAGAGCCTCGCCTTCGAGATCATGGCTTACAAACTTTAATCGAGCTCCGGGTGCCCCCCTTAGGCGCGCGCGGCTATATACAACTACGAGGATTTCTTTATGTAGTCAGCGCGGGGACGGTGCTTTCTCAGTCGCGTGCCTCGACTTTGCTTGTGACGGAGTGTGGACCGACTATGTTTCAACCCCGCTTTTCGCTCCTAGATTCGATCACCATGACAACTCATCCTGAGGTGCTTCGTCTGGCGCGCGAGTGTCTCGGCATTTTGCTCATGCGATCCATTTTGTTGGCTACACCACACGCAAACCTAACTAAAGCAGAAGTAATGCTGAAATGCCCCGACCCGAATGGGTTGTGGAAGACGCATTCCTGTATCAGCCAGCGCTTCGGGGACCACGACGGTACTTGCTATGGTTGCATTGTGCGGCGACTAGCATCGACGGCAGCTGGAATAAGGGATACCCGCTATCGTCGAAACCCCATTTGGGACGAGAAAGCGAACGGAGGAAATCTGTTGGAGTTGCTGCGCTTCTCGACAAATGTCCTTGCCAATCCAAAGCGCTTGCAGGACTTTCAACAACGTAGCATTGCCCAATTCAAAGTTAGGGATCTTTTTCAGCGATTTGCATTGGACAATTTAGCGGCGATTCACAGTATTCGCGCTCGTGGCGGAAAGCTTCGCGGCTCAATCAAACAAATGCTGGAGGAAGTGGATCGCAAGCATGGCGAAAGTATATTGGAGTCGCGGCTCACTGAACTTCGCAAACTACGTGGCGCAGAGGCTAGTTAATAAAGACGGAGTAAATCAAGCAATTCCCTTACGTCTAATTTCGGCTTCGAAAGCAGTCCGAAGTTCATTCGAGAAGTCCCTACTCCTAACAGCCTCCTTCAACTGAAGCTTGCTCTTACGAAGAGAATGCTCTACCAAATCGCCACAGGCTTTGAAGACCATGAAGCAATCTCCGTTGATGTCATACAGTTGGAGGGTTTCGTCGAAGGAGTGCCCCTTCTTCTTCTGTCTCACCACTTCGTTGTACGAATGGGCCATGTACAAAATCTGAAAGCGAAATCTCTGGAGATTCTTCGGCAGCTTTCCTGACTTGAATGCGCGATCAAGGCGATTCAGCATGAGGCTGGCAAGAAAGTACGGCTCTTTGTTGTCATCGGCACGAAAGAGCTTGCTTCTATTAGCCTCCAATAGCTCTCCGTAGTACCGATGGGTGCTATGGGGCTGCGCCAATGTTGTAGCAACGTACGCATTGGTTTGCGCCGCCAATGTCACTACCTGAGATGGCTTAATGTTCGGCGAGCCATCGTACTGGCGCGATCGGCGCTCATAAAAAATGGGGTTACCGATCTTCCTAGAGTGCGCGTTGTAGAATTCTTCTAGATCTTTGTGGAAAGGGGCAAGGGACTCGAATGCCTCGTCCGTAACGTGCGTTTGCTTGTTGGTCGCTCGAATCACTCTTCCCGAAAGATCTTGATCGGTGGTTTCTATGAACTTCACGATGACGTGAGTTCCAGCTTTAAGTTTAGCTCGCTGTTCGAAAAGAACGTGAGATGACTGGCAACCATTCACGATCTGGAAATCTGTCAATTTTAGCTTCGCGCCAACCGGATCAATCTTCTTAGCGATGATCGTTATGCCATTGTTTAGAATTGCCAGCGCCGCCTGAGTCGCCGTGTCAGTTAGGGTTGCTTTGATGTCCGCATTGACCTTCGTTGTTCCCTGGAAGTCGCGAACATTGTCTTCAAAGAGGCTTTTCTGAAGATTTCCGTCGGAGTCAGAGATTAGTCGCACGTACTCAGTCGCAGAGAGGCTTCCTACGAAAGATTGCCGCACGCCGGGAATCACCGGCAAGGCAACGTGGTTAGGGAAATCGACTTCTTTGATAGTTTTCCGACGGAGTTCTCGATATGTTTCCTTAAGACGATTTGCGTCATAGAACGTAAACGTCACTGCTCGAAACATTCGCCTCGCCTTAATGTCGGCGAGTTCGCGCTCCACTCTTCCAGTAATTTGTTCCGGCTCCTTCCATTCGCCAGTAGTCACAAAATAGATTCTTAGCTCCGGAGGATCGTCGAAGTTAATCGAATGCTTGTAGATCTTGTCTTTGAGGGACCTTAGATTCTTGATGTCTTCGTTCTCCGGAATTGCGGGCGCACTATCAAAGAATGACTTTATTCCGAAGATCAATGTTCCGACTTGATCGCCCTTAAACTTTGGTGATGATTTGGACTGAATGAACGCAAAGGACGCGTCAATGTATCCGTTCTTTTGAAGCAGGTACTCGATCTCCTCTTCACTCTGAACGATATTTCCGTTCACGGTGATTGCCACGCCATCGGATCCAATGTCATCGCCGCCTCCAACTGAGAGGCTCTCGATGTCGAATTCTCGAGGATACTGTTTCGAAACGACGCAGTAGTTAACGAATCGCTCGAACTGATCGGACTCTGAGAGTTCTTTGAATCCCTCCGCATCGGAGAAATCATTTACATAGCTTTCGAGGATCTGGTCCTTCATAACACCCCAGTGTTGTGGATCTCCACAGAGAATCTCGTGAACAGTTAGCCTCGCAAGCAATCAGGGACACGAGAGTAGCTTGATTGGCTTCTCAATCTTCTCTGGCACTATTACGTGATCTGAAATCTATTATAGATAGAGAGACTAGCTAACTATAAGAATGGCACTGATCTGCTAAGCAGTACAGCCCGAGTTGCTAGTCAGAATGTGCGAAGCGTCATGGAACAAGGAACCAATGCCAGTTCAGATTCGGCTGCTTGGCACGCGCCGCGCATTCAATCCAAGGCACGGGTAAATGAACTCGAGGTGGCGTCGATTTCTGCCGACTGCCAGTCTCCGCTCGGATTGCCGCGGCGTTGCCGGCGTGGTGGAAGCAGGGTCGAAAACTTTTGAATTGTGGTGAGAAGCCGCGAGCTTGCGGCCCTTTCAAGACTGCCTCCACGGCGCCTGCGCTCGACAAGTCCGCGGATTTGCTGGTCTTTTTGCGCGCGGCGCTGTCTCCGAACTCTCCCAAGCAAATCGCCCCGTTTTTCTCTACCATTCGCCGCTCTAAAAACGCCCCGGGCCGGGTCTTTTCCCGCCCCAATTCATTGAATTTCAACGGAACTTGCCATGGCCCGCACTACGCCTCTTGCTGACATCCGCAACATCGGAATCATCGCCCACGTCGACGCCGGAAAGACGACGACCACCGAGCGCATCCTTTATTACACCGGCAAGAAGCACACGATCGTCGAGATCCACGAAACCAAGGATCTGAAGACCACGACGACGACTGACTACCTGGAGCAGGAGCAGAAGCGCGGCATCACGATCCAGTCCGCGGCGGTCTCGACCTTCTGGCGCAAGAAGAAGATCAACGTCATCGACACCCCCGGGCACGTGGACTTCACCATCGAAGTGAACCGTTCCCTGCGCGTGCTCGACGGCGCGGTGGTGGTGTTCGACGGCGTGGCGGGCGTGGAGCCGCAGTCGGAGACGAACTGGCGCCTGGCTAACAACTACAACGTGCCGCGCGTCTGCTACGTGAACAAGATGGACCGCAGCGGCGCGAACTTCGTGCGCTGCGTGGACATGATCAAGAACCGCCTGGGCGCGCGTCCGCTGGTGGTGCAGCTGCCGATCGGCTCGGAAGATCACTTCAAGGGCATGATCGACCTGGTCGAAGAGAACGCGCTCGTCTGGGACTCGGACGACAAGGACGCGAAGTGGGCCGTGATCCCGGTCGGCGACGGCAAGGGCCTGGCCGACAAGTTGGGCATCACGGTGCCGTCGGATCGCAAGATCCTCGACGACTACTCGAAGTACCGCAATGAGCTGGTGGACACGGCGCTCGAGATGGACGACGAGGCGATGGAAAAATACCTCACGGACAACGTGCCGCCGACGGCCGATGTGCTGCGCTCCTGCATCCGCAAGGGTGTGATCAAGAGCCACTTCACGCCGGTGCTCTGCGGCAGCTCGTACAAGAATAAAGGTGTGCAGCAGGTGCTCGACGCGGTCGTCGACTACATGCCGGCGCCGACGGACGTCGACGCGATCGCGACGGTGGACGCGGACGGTAACCCGATCGGCACGCGTGCCACGTCGGACGACGAGCCGTTCTCGGGCCTGGCGTTCAAGGTGATCAACGACACGTACGGCGCGCTGACGTTCGTGCGCGTGTATTCGGGCGTGCTCACGAAGGGCATGTCGGTAACTAATACGACTCGTGGTAAACGGGAAAAAATCGGCCGCATGGTCGAGATGTTCGCGGACAAGCAGAACCCGATCGAAGAAGCGCGCGCGGGCGACATCATCGCGCTGGTCTCGTTGGCGGAGACGGATACGGGCGACACGCTGGCGGATACGGATCACCAGGTGGTGCTGGAGCGCATGCGCTTCCCGGATCCCGTGATCTCGGTGTCGGTGAAGGCGAAGACGAAGGCCGAAGCGGAGAAGTTCGGCGCGGCGCTGGGCAAGATGGTTCGTGCCGATCCTTCGCTGCATCTGGAGACGGATCGCGAGACGAACGAGACGATTCTGCGCGGGATGGGTGAGCTTCACCTGGAAGTGACGCTGGATCGCATGCGGACGGAGTTCGGCGTGGAAGGCGTGATGGGCGAGCCGCAGGTGGCCTATCGCGAGAGCTTCACGAAGGCGATCGACGAGCACTACGTGCACAAGAAGCAGACTGGTGGATCGGGTCAGTTCGCCGAAGTGTGGATCAAGTTCGAGCCGCTCGCGCGTGGCGAAGGCTTTGTGTTCGAAGACGCGACGACCGGCGGTTCGGTGCCGCGCGAGTTCGTCCCGGCCGTTGAAAAGGGTTTGAAGATTCAGAAGGAAGATGGCGTGCTGGCGCACTTCCCCACGGTGGACTTCAAGGCGACGCTGCATGACGGGTCGTACCACGACGTTGACTCGAACGCGCTGACGTTCGAAATCGCGGCGAAGGCTTGCTTCCGCGAGGGTATTCGCAAGGCGGGGCCGCAGTTGCTGGAGCCGGTGATGAAGGTGGAGACGGTGTCTCCGGGCGATTACCTGGGTGACGTGATCGGTGACATGAACCGGCGCCGCGGGACGATTCTCGAGCAGGTTGAGCGTGGCACCAACACGGCTGTCGTGGCGACGATCCCGCTGAGCGAGATGTTCGGGTACATCGGGCAGTTGCGTTCGATGAGCTCGGGGCGCGCTTCGTTCACGATGGAGTTCTCGCACTATGATCCGGTGCCGAAGAACGTTGCCGACGAAGTGATTGCGGAAGTGGCGAAGCGTCGCGCTGCGCTGAACGCGTAGTTGGGAGATGGTGCCGGGTGGGGAAAGTGGGGAGAGGACTCCCCACTTTCCCCACCCGGCACCCGACCAGAATCGAGGGCGGGTGAGCGATCACTCGCCCTTTTTCTTGAGGTGAGTAGATCGATGCCTGTATTCAGAAACCATTCTTACGCGGCGTTCTTGTTCGATATGGACGGGACGTTGTTGGACTCATCCGCGGTTGTTGATCGGGTGTGGGGGGCTTGGGCGAAGCGGCATGGGGTTGACGCTGTGGCGTTGATGGCGAATGTCCATGGAGTGCGCGCGGAAGATACGGTCCGGCGGTTCGCTGGGGCGACGGTGGATGTTGCCAAGGAGGCGCAGTGGATACTCGATGCTGAAGTCGCGGATGTCGACGGCGTTGTCGCGGTGGAGGGAATCCATTCTTTCATCGAAGCACTGGATCCCGGCACGTG
This sequence is a window from Pseudomonadota bacterium. Protein-coding genes within it:
- a CDS encoding AIPR family protein — its product is MKDQILESYVNDFSDAEGFKELSESDQFERFVNYCVVSKQYPREFDIESLSVGGGDDIGSDGVAITVNGNIVQSEEEIEYLLQKNGYIDASFAFIQSKSSPKFKGDQVGTLIFGIKSFFDSAPAIPENEDIKNLRSLKDKIYKHSINFDDPPELRIYFVTTGEWKEPEQITGRVERELADIKARRMFRAVTFTFYDANRLKETYRELRRKTIKEVDFPNHVALPVIPGVRQSFVGSLSATEYVRLISDSDGNLQKSLFEDNVRDFQGTTKVNADIKATLTDTATQAALAILNNGITIIAKKIDPVGAKLKLTDFQIVNGCQSSHVLFEQRAKLKAGTHVIVKFIETTDQDLSGRVIRATNKQTHVTDEAFESLAPFHKDLEEFYNAHSRKIGNPIFYERRSRQYDGSPNIKPSQVVTLAAQTNAYVATTLAQPHSTHRYYGELLEANRSKLFRADDNKEPYFLASLMLNRLDRAFKSGKLPKNLQRFRFQILYMAHSYNEVVRQKKKGHSFDETLQLYDINGDCFMVFKACGDLVEHSLRKSKLQLKEAVRSRDFSNELRTAFEAEIRRKGIA
- the fusA gene encoding elongation factor G; protein product: MARTTPLADIRNIGIIAHVDAGKTTTTERILYYTGKKHTIVEIHETKDLKTTTTTDYLEQEQKRGITIQSAAVSTFWRKKKINVIDTPGHVDFTIEVNRSLRVLDGAVVVFDGVAGVEPQSETNWRLANNYNVPRVCYVNKMDRSGANFVRCVDMIKNRLGARPLVVQLPIGSEDHFKGMIDLVEENALVWDSDDKDAKWAVIPVGDGKGLADKLGITVPSDRKILDDYSKYRNELVDTALEMDDEAMEKYLTDNVPPTADVLRSCIRKGVIKSHFTPVLCGSSYKNKGVQQVLDAVVDYMPAPTDVDAIATVDADGNPIGTRATSDDEPFSGLAFKVINDTYGALTFVRVYSGVLTKGMSVTNTTRGKREKIGRMVEMFADKQNPIEEARAGDIIALVSLAETDTGDTLADTDHQVVLERMRFPDPVISVSVKAKTKAEAEKFGAALGKMVRADPSLHLETDRETNETILRGMGELHLEVTLDRMRTEFGVEGVMGEPQVAYRESFTKAIDEHYVHKKQTGGSGQFAEVWIKFEPLARGEGFVFEDATTGGSVPREFVPAVEKGLKIQKEDGVLAHFPTVDFKATLHDGSYHDVDSNALTFEIAAKACFREGIRKAGPQLLEPVMKVETVSPGDYLGDVIGDMNRRRGTILEQVERGTNTAVVATIPLSEMFGYIGQLRSMSSGRASFTMEFSHYDPVPKNVADEVIAEVAKRRAALNA
- a CDS encoding HAD-IA family hydrolase, which encodes MPVFRNHSYAAFLFDMDGTLLDSSAVVDRVWGAWAKRHGVDAVALMANVHGVRAEDTVRRFAGATVDVAKEAQWILDAEVADVDGVVAVEGIHSFIEALDPGTWAIVTSAPRALAEVRLRAVHLPIPDVMITAENVQRGKPDPQGFLLGAERLRVSIGECLVFEDSPAGVAAAKAAGAQVAIVGGLVPEAEGNFALANYGGG